A part of Myxococcales bacterium genomic DNA contains:
- a CDS encoding uracil phosphoribosyltransferase has product MVESAYATSRYRPLEIAHEYGPNVHLLDDPLAWTQLARLCARDTVQPEVGRLVRTLYEKLAEVVVAAEFPRERVAVPTRMVIKSPEAVYRGLAIDHATQVVTIGIARAGTMPSQVVYELLNEVLDPAGVRQDHLFMSRATDADGKVIGATWHDAKIGRDVEDRILVFPDPMGATGSSINSALTHYRTRLEGTPKLCITLHLVVTPEYIRNVLAAHPDTIIYSLRLDRGLSASDVLATVPGRRWSEERGLDEHQYIVPGAGGVGEILNNAWV; this is encoded by the coding sequence ATGGTGGAGAGCGCGTACGCCACGAGTCGCTACCGGCCCCTCGAGATCGCCCACGAATACGGCCCCAACGTCCACCTGCTCGACGATCCGCTGGCGTGGACGCAGCTCGCGCGCCTCTGCGCCCGCGACACGGTCCAGCCGGAGGTGGGCCGCCTCGTGCGCACCCTCTACGAGAAGCTCGCGGAGGTCGTCGTCGCCGCCGAGTTCCCTCGCGAGCGCGTCGCCGTGCCCACCCGCATGGTCATCAAGTCGCCCGAGGCGGTCTACCGCGGGCTCGCGATCGATCACGCGACCCAGGTCGTCACGATCGGCATCGCGCGCGCCGGCACCATGCCGTCGCAGGTGGTCTACGAGCTCCTGAACGAGGTGCTCGACCCCGCCGGCGTGCGGCAAGACCACCTGTTCATGTCGCGCGCGACCGACGCCGACGGCAAGGTGATCGGCGCCACCTGGCACGACGCGAAGATTGGTCGCGACGTGGAGGACCGAATCCTGGTCTTCCCCGACCCCATGGGGGCGACCGGCTCGTCGATCAACAGCGCCCTCACGCACTACCGCACGCGGCTCGAGGGCACGCCGAAGCTGTGCATCACGCTGCACCTCGTCGTGACGCCCGAGTACATCCGCAACGTGCTGGCGGCGCACCCGGACACCATCATCTACTCGCTGCGGCTCGACCGCGGCCTCAGCGCGTCGGACGTGCTCGCGACGGTGCCGGGTCGCCGCTGGAGCGAGGAGCGCGGCCTCGACGAGCACCAGTACATCGTCCCCGGGGCGGGTGGCGTCGGCGAGATCCTGAACAACGCCTGGGTGTGA
- a CDS encoding GNAT family N-acetyltransferase translates to MARRVASERKKAATPGDVLPDLASDEGAIHVRRIHRRDLPRTWEFLKLCFRDVNRETVEYQRPRSKKQFLEVYEEEGIQQLLFELRTGGVTTIVGYAECALDIGADNWMNHRYFARRDMRPLFVDEIAVHPGHQGLGIGSFVLEQLEHMAKLAGCTHLVLEVAENNDNALRFYKARSFQKLDAAIFLAKRLTTESDILPPRALPPKRAAATKPRASSRPPAAPRVPK, encoded by the coding sequence ATGGCGCGACGCGTAGCGAGTGAGCGCAAGAAGGCGGCGACCCCGGGCGACGTGCTGCCGGATCTGGCCTCCGACGAGGGGGCCATCCATGTGCGTCGCATCCACCGGCGCGACCTCCCGAGGACCTGGGAGTTCCTGAAGCTCTGCTTCCGCGACGTGAACCGCGAGACCGTCGAGTACCAGCGCCCGCGCTCGAAGAAGCAGTTCCTCGAGGTCTACGAGGAGGAAGGCATCCAGCAGCTCCTCTTCGAGCTGCGCACCGGTGGGGTCACCACCATCGTCGGCTACGCCGAGTGCGCCCTCGACATCGGAGCCGACAACTGGATGAACCACCGCTACTTCGCCCGGCGCGACATGCGCCCCCTGTTCGTCGACGAGATCGCCGTGCACCCCGGGCACCAGGGCCTCGGCATCGGCTCGTTCGTGCTCGAGCAGCTGGAGCACATGGCGAAGCTTGCAGGGTGCACGCACCTCGTCCTCGAGGTCGCCGAGAACAACGACAACGCGCTGCGCTTTTACAAGGCGCGCAGCTTCCAGAAGCTCGACGCGGCGATCTTCCTGGCGAAGCGCCTGACGACCGAGTCCGACATCCTGCCGCCGCGCGCGCTGCCTCCAAAGAGGGCCGCGGCGACGAAGCCCCGCGCGAGCAGCCGGCCTCCCGCCGCCCCGAGGGTCCCCAAGTGA
- a CDS encoding protein kinase, whose product MLLCPQCSTQCDEEHRFCPSCGFNLTKMQKSPSDPLIGRVLPGGYVIFELIGVGGMGRVYRAEQVALSRTVAIKIIHPHLIGDESTAARFIIEARAASRLNHPNSVSIIDFGKTEDGQLYLVMEFLRGKDLARIQYEEGPLAVRRIVSVLKQVLGALSEAHHLEIIHRDLKPENIILEPTRTGVDFVKVVDFGLAKIRVDAPVRNVTSAGIVCGTPEYMSPEQGRGDPLDARSDLYGVGVILYQLLTGQIPFEAESPTQVVLMHLSQPPRDPREVAPDRRLPDAIVEVCLRALSKSPDDRFPNADVFAAALTTALAEVEQRHARQPEGGMVCGMCGTLNPEKQKFCGECGASLIRGGVTQPPHAQSPPRPSAPAVARPTGFPLSFVGRDEDLAWLDDRLADATSSLVGARVVGEAGMGKSRLLREFLARARNAGHVVVETGPDGFWAEVGYFALRRAIVGLAQLPEGGGTPRDWTNAGAEARRGLADVFAPGNLSEGLSHVERRFVVAEALRWAVVRASERAGNKRVVLAVDDLNLVDGASRAAFADAVGEPPLVPALLVAAYPPGYDPGWSASTASARVLMGLGTDLAIELGAAAGQLASVVAPRGIAPLYIEQLLRFSLEQGGTVPSRVGDIIASRVERLWGDARRVLQAVCVYGDGVTAETLVRLVAPKTKVNEALETLEKAGMVVGAPLWATCHPLLRDVVLSTIPAAVRRELHAVASEVGESLEDPVEIRAIHLFFSQNTFEALILLERVSTLCEARGDTPGRITALRRGLELARRELFRGELEDPVRAVLIFARKLGHALTSSGQFTDAEGVLREALDMAGPSGAERARVLGALAQVSIGRDRPRDAERYLAEALPLAFESGSKDLLLSLEQMKRAIVS is encoded by the coding sequence ATGCTCCTTTGTCCCCAGTGCAGCACGCAGTGCGACGAGGAGCACCGCTTTTGCCCTAGCTGCGGCTTCAACCTCACGAAGATGCAGAAGAGCCCCTCGGATCCGCTCATCGGGCGGGTCCTGCCGGGCGGCTACGTCATCTTCGAGCTCATCGGGGTCGGCGGCATGGGGCGGGTCTACCGCGCCGAGCAGGTCGCGCTGAGCCGCACCGTCGCCATCAAGATCATCCACCCTCACCTCATCGGTGACGAGAGCACGGCGGCGCGCTTCATCATCGAGGCGCGCGCGGCGAGCCGGCTGAACCACCCGAACTCGGTGAGCATCATCGACTTCGGCAAGACCGAAGACGGCCAGCTTTACCTCGTCATGGAGTTTCTGCGCGGCAAGGACCTCGCGCGCATCCAGTACGAGGAAGGGCCCCTCGCGGTCCGGCGCATCGTCAGCGTGCTCAAGCAGGTGCTCGGAGCGCTCTCCGAAGCGCACCACCTCGAGATCATCCACCGCGACCTGAAGCCCGAGAACATCATCCTCGAGCCCACGCGCACCGGCGTCGACTTCGTCAAGGTGGTTGACTTTGGCCTCGCCAAGATCCGCGTCGACGCGCCCGTCCGCAACGTCACCAGCGCGGGGATCGTCTGCGGCACGCCCGAGTACATGAGCCCCGAGCAAGGCCGCGGCGATCCGCTCGACGCGCGCTCCGACCTCTACGGCGTCGGCGTCATCCTCTATCAATTGCTCACGGGGCAGATCCCGTTCGAGGCCGAGTCACCTACGCAGGTCGTGCTCATGCACCTGTCGCAGCCGCCACGCGATCCTCGCGAGGTGGCGCCCGACCGGCGGCTCCCCGACGCGATCGTGGAGGTGTGTCTCCGCGCGCTCTCCAAGTCCCCCGACGACCGCTTCCCGAACGCCGACGTCTTCGCGGCGGCGCTCACGACCGCCCTCGCCGAGGTGGAGCAGCGGCACGCCCGCCAGCCCGAGGGTGGGATGGTGTGCGGCATGTGTGGCACATTGAACCCGGAGAAGCAGAAGTTCTGCGGCGAGTGCGGCGCTTCGCTCATCCGCGGCGGGGTCACTCAGCCCCCGCACGCGCAGAGCCCGCCCCGCCCGTCGGCCCCTGCGGTCGCGCGCCCGACGGGCTTCCCGCTGTCGTTCGTCGGTCGCGACGAAGACCTGGCGTGGCTCGACGATCGCCTCGCGGACGCGACGAGCTCGCTCGTCGGCGCGCGCGTCGTCGGCGAGGCCGGCATGGGCAAGTCGCGCCTGCTCCGTGAGTTCCTCGCGCGGGCGCGGAACGCGGGGCACGTAGTGGTCGAGACGGGCCCCGACGGCTTCTGGGCAGAGGTGGGCTATTTCGCGCTCCGCCGCGCGATCGTCGGGCTCGCGCAGCTCCCGGAGGGCGGCGGCACGCCGCGCGACTGGACCAACGCCGGCGCCGAGGCGCGCCGTGGGCTCGCCGACGTGTTCGCGCCGGGCAACCTCAGCGAGGGGCTCTCGCACGTCGAGCGCCGCTTCGTCGTCGCCGAGGCGCTCCGCTGGGCGGTCGTGCGCGCGAGCGAGCGCGCGGGCAACAAGCGCGTGGTCCTCGCCGTGGACGACCTGAACCTCGTCGACGGGGCGAGCCGCGCGGCGTTCGCGGACGCCGTCGGCGAGCCGCCGCTCGTGCCTGCGTTGCTCGTCGCGGCCTACCCGCCGGGCTACGATCCCGGCTGGTCGGCGAGCACGGCTTCGGCCCGCGTGCTCATGGGGCTCGGCACCGATCTGGCCATCGAGCTCGGCGCCGCGGCCGGCCAGCTCGCGTCCGTGGTCGCGCCGCGCGGGATAGCGCCGCTCTACATCGAGCAGCTCCTCCGGTTCTCGCTCGAGCAAGGCGGGACGGTCCCCTCCCGCGTCGGCGACATCATCGCGTCGCGCGTCGAGCGCCTGTGGGGCGACGCGCGTAGAGTGCTCCAGGCCGTCTGCGTCTACGGCGACGGCGTCACCGCCGAGACCCTCGTGCGCCTCGTCGCGCCCAAGACCAAGGTGAACGAGGCCCTCGAGACCCTCGAGAAGGCGGGCATGGTCGTCGGCGCGCCGCTGTGGGCCACGTGCCACCCGCTCCTGCGCGACGTCGTCCTCTCCACGATCCCGGCGGCGGTGCGCCGCGAGCTCCACGCGGTGGCCTCCGAGGTCGGCGAGAGCCTCGAAGACCCCGTCGAGATCCGCGCGATCCACCTGTTTTTCTCGCAGAACACGTTCGAGGCCCTCATCCTGCTCGAGCGCGTGAGCACGCTCTGCGAGGCTCGCGGTGACACCCCTGGCCGCATCACGGCGCTGCGCCGCGGGCTCGAGCTCGCGCGCCGCGAGCTGTTCCGGGGGGAGCTGGAGGATCCCGTGCGCGCCGTGCTCATCTTCGCGCGCAAGCTGGGCCACGCGCTCACCTCCTCGGGGCAATTCACCGACGCCGAGGGCGTGCTGCGCGAGGCGCTCGACATGGCCGGCCCGAGCGGGGCTGAGCGCGCGCGCGTGCTCGGGGCGCTGGCGCAGGTCTCGATCGGGCGCGATCGCCCACGCGACGCCGAGCGCTACCTCGCCGAGGCGCTCCCGCTCGCGTTCGAGTCGGGGTCGAAGGACCTCCTGCTGTCGCTCGAGCAAATGAAGCGGGCGATCGTCTCCTGA
- a CDS encoding SIS domain-containing protein translates to MCGVIGLVYEHDRDDLGQVAAELLKTLEYRGYDSTGAAVQGATLDVTLAKGVGAPSVMVHELGITRLAGRVFCGQVRWATFGAVNAENSQPHVVRCKTFLYGAHNGNVTNCDDLKAWLLSEGHAVLSDNDGEMVVHTVEHFFARELERWVDQPGVSAADARRRCMRAAILAAAAKLEGSYAAVIVDPVTRVLWAIKQGSSLYFGFGSDKAGGRFAIASSDLSSVLKLTRVVVPLAEGELVEYEPGAHTLYAVRDRTVKGPTGATRVVAGEVLAREPVRSRLRTKDTALVPPFESFMDQEISAQEQTARDVITLFLGGSDAARAATPLGSLTALPDLAPRLDALRDAYDDDRIRALFHELVDLPAFQGLLARVPPAVERARAFHSAEGGFFADLLPMARGAGDTVAVRLLDAMIEADEVREYAHAVERFGAMCLEAVARRGRIYVICCGSSYHAAKVASLYFNELAHIELTPVLPGEFRGQSSSSLKDGDLVVAVSQSGETKDLIDVLNDVIATGLDVKRIGLVNNVNSTLAQEKSELLIPLRCGPEIAVPATKSFMNQMVLFYCLALHVAERRADDLAKTAEGRAFAASELARRREKLVSLPALIRETIESTNADIEVAAKLLYLRPSIHLLATRISAVAKEGALKIREVVLNHTEGFEASEFKHGPNTILGFNTVIGPDQVDALLKRLGHALKEIVLRAPAAGLGTESVARLVQTATDTVLSPGSAAFALGDAERAVLAASLDRTEVLEELYADYPLIYTTGPDDRDVALTVSQINTHKIRGSCTVVIAEEHPALLGAGAKAPADNPEYRSVYVTLPRTNDTLMATFSSTVALQRLALKMSLLKKAYLDRLGIADHGVHPDVPKNVSKSITVD, encoded by the coding sequence ATGTGCGGAGTCATTGGCCTCGTCTACGAACACGACCGCGACGACCTCGGGCAGGTGGCGGCAGAGCTGCTGAAGACGCTCGAGTACCGCGGGTACGACTCCACCGGCGCGGCCGTCCAGGGGGCCACCCTCGACGTGACGCTGGCAAAAGGGGTGGGCGCGCCCTCCGTGATGGTGCACGAGCTCGGCATCACGCGCCTCGCGGGCCGCGTGTTCTGCGGGCAGGTGCGCTGGGCGACGTTCGGCGCGGTGAACGCCGAGAACTCGCAGCCGCACGTCGTGCGCTGCAAGACCTTCCTCTACGGCGCGCACAACGGCAACGTCACCAACTGCGACGACCTGAAGGCCTGGCTGCTCTCCGAGGGGCACGCCGTGCTGTCCGACAACGACGGTGAGATGGTGGTGCACACGGTCGAGCACTTCTTCGCTCGGGAGCTCGAGCGCTGGGTCGACCAGCCAGGCGTCTCCGCGGCCGACGCGCGCCGACGCTGCATGCGCGCGGCGATCCTCGCGGCAGCGGCGAAGCTCGAGGGCTCGTACGCCGCGGTCATCGTCGACCCGGTCACGCGCGTCCTCTGGGCCATCAAGCAGGGCTCCAGCCTCTACTTTGGCTTCGGCAGCGACAAGGCCGGCGGGCGCTTCGCGATCGCTTCGTCCGACCTCTCGAGCGTGCTGAAGCTCACGCGCGTGGTCGTGCCGCTCGCAGAGGGCGAGCTCGTCGAGTACGAGCCCGGCGCCCACACGCTCTACGCGGTCCGCGATCGCACGGTGAAGGGCCCGACGGGCGCCACTCGCGTCGTCGCGGGTGAGGTGCTCGCGCGCGAGCCGGTCCGCAGCCGCCTGCGCACGAAGGACACAGCGCTCGTGCCGCCGTTCGAGTCGTTCATGGACCAGGAGATCAGCGCGCAGGAGCAGACCGCCCGCGACGTGATCACGCTGTTCCTCGGCGGAAGCGACGCGGCGCGCGCTGCCACCCCGCTCGGCTCGCTCACGGCGCTCCCCGACCTCGCGCCCCGCCTCGACGCGCTCCGGGACGCCTACGACGACGACCGCATCCGCGCGCTCTTCCACGAGCTCGTCGACCTCCCCGCGTTCCAGGGCCTCCTCGCGCGCGTCCCCCCTGCGGTCGAGCGCGCGCGCGCCTTCCACTCGGCGGAGGGGGGCTTCTTCGCCGACCTCTTGCCCATGGCGCGAGGCGCCGGCGACACGGTGGCGGTGCGCCTCCTCGACGCGATGATCGAGGCCGACGAGGTCCGCGAGTACGCTCACGCGGTCGAGCGCTTCGGCGCGATGTGCCTCGAGGCGGTCGCGCGCCGTGGTCGAATCTACGTCATCTGCTGTGGGAGCTCGTACCACGCCGCCAAAGTGGCGAGCCTTTACTTCAATGAGCTCGCGCACATAGAGCTCACGCCGGTCCTCCCGGGGGAGTTCCGGGGGCAGTCGTCCTCGTCGCTCAAGGACGGCGATCTGGTCGTCGCCGTGAGCCAGAGCGGCGAGACCAAAGACCTCATCGACGTGCTCAACGACGTCATCGCCACCGGCCTCGACGTGAAGCGCATCGGGCTCGTCAACAACGTGAACTCGACCCTGGCCCAGGAGAAGAGCGAGCTGCTCATCCCGCTTCGCTGCGGCCCGGAGATCGCGGTGCCGGCGACCAAGAGCTTCATGAACCAGATGGTGCTCTTCTACTGCCTGGCGCTCCACGTCGCCGAGCGTCGCGCCGACGATCTCGCGAAGACCGCGGAGGGGCGGGCGTTCGCCGCGAGTGAGCTCGCGCGCCGCCGGGAGAAGCTCGTCTCCCTCCCGGCGCTCATCCGCGAGACCATCGAGAGCACCAACGCCGACATCGAGGTGGCGGCGAAGCTCCTCTACCTGCGCCCGAGCATTCACCTGCTCGCCACGCGTATCTCCGCGGTGGCGAAGGAGGGCGCGCTCAAGATCCGCGAGGTCGTCCTGAACCACACGGAGGGCTTCGAGGCCTCCGAGTTCAAACACGGCCCCAACACCATCCTCGGGTTCAACACCGTGATCGGGCCCGACCAGGTGGACGCCCTGCTGAAGCGCCTCGGGCACGCCTTGAAGGAGATCGTTCTCCGGGCGCCCGCGGCGGGGCTCGGCACCGAGTCCGTCGCCCGGCTCGTGCAGACGGCCACCGACACCGTCCTCTCGCCGGGCTCTGCCGCCTTCGCGCTCGGCGACGCCGAGCGGGCCGTCCTCGCCGCTTCGCTGGACCGCACCGAGGTGCTCGAGGAGCTCTACGCGGACTACCCGCTCATCTACACCACCGGCCCCGACGATCGCGACGTGGCGCTCACCGTCTCGCAGATCAACACCCACAAAATCCGCGGCTCGTGCACCGTCGTCATCGCGGAGGAGCACCCGGCGCTCCTCGGCGCGGGGGCGAAGGCCCCGGCCGACAACCCCGAGTACCGCTCGGTGTACGTCACGCTGCCGCGCACGAACGACACGCTGATGGCGACGTTCTCTTCCACCGTCGCGCTCCAGCGGCTCGCCCTGAAGATGAGCCTCCTGAAGAAGGCCTACCTCGACAGGCTGGGCATCGCCGACCACGGCGTGCACCCGGACGTGCCCAAGAACGTGAGCAAGTCCATCACGGTGGACTGA
- the dctA gene encoding C4-dicarboxylate transporter DctA, translated as MPPAAGPAPEESPHPHGAPKPRAGRTRRPGLYVQVLVAIAIGVALGALRPEWGVAMRPLGDAFVKLIKMLIAPIVFCTVAAGIAGMGDLKQVGRVGGKALLYFEIMTTVALGLGLGVVHLVKPGAGVHANAAALDTKALDASLAAPRPHGFVAHLLAMIPESFVSAFTSGEILQVLVLGVLTGLAIASLGARGAFATEALERASKVLFAIVGLVMRAAPLGAFGAMAYTIGKFGVGTLGSLAKLMGTFYATALFFVFVVLAGVLRATLGLSMVRLLRYLREELVIVLGTSSSESALPRLMAKLEGLGAKPEIVRLVVPTGYSFNLDGTCIYLTLASLFVAQALDVQLTLRDELSLLAVLLVTSKGAAGVTGSGFITLAATLAATGSVPVAGLTLLLGVDRFMSEARSLTNFVGNAVATLVVARSEGALDLERARAALAGEARRQAPEPE; from the coding sequence GTGCCGCCCGCCGCGGGCCCCGCGCCCGAAGAGAGCCCCCACCCGCACGGGGCGCCGAAGCCGCGCGCCGGGCGCACCCGGCGGCCCGGTCTTTACGTGCAGGTGCTCGTCGCCATCGCGATCGGCGTCGCGCTCGGCGCGCTACGCCCGGAGTGGGGCGTCGCGATGCGTCCGCTCGGCGACGCCTTCGTCAAGCTCATCAAGATGCTCATCGCGCCGATCGTGTTCTGCACGGTGGCCGCGGGGATCGCGGGCATGGGCGACCTCAAGCAGGTCGGGCGGGTCGGCGGCAAGGCGCTCCTCTACTTCGAGATCATGACGACCGTCGCGCTCGGCCTCGGCCTCGGCGTCGTGCACCTCGTCAAGCCAGGCGCGGGAGTGCACGCGAACGCCGCCGCGCTCGACACGAAGGCGCTCGACGCCTCGCTCGCGGCGCCGCGCCCCCACGGCTTCGTCGCGCACCTGCTCGCGATGATCCCCGAGAGCTTCGTCTCCGCGTTCACTAGCGGCGAGATCCTCCAGGTGCTCGTGCTCGGCGTGCTCACGGGCCTCGCGATCGCGTCTCTCGGCGCGCGCGGCGCGTTCGCGACCGAGGCGCTCGAGCGCGCCTCGAAGGTGCTCTTCGCGATCGTGGGGCTCGTGATGAGGGCGGCGCCGCTCGGGGCGTTCGGGGCGATGGCCTACACGATCGGGAAGTTCGGGGTCGGCACGCTGGGCAGCCTCGCGAAGCTGATGGGCACCTTCTACGCCACCGCGCTCTTCTTCGTGTTCGTGGTGCTCGCCGGCGTGCTGCGCGCCACCCTCGGCCTCTCGATGGTGCGGCTGCTCCGCTACCTCCGCGAGGAGCTCGTCATCGTGCTCGGCACGTCGTCGTCGGAGTCGGCGCTGCCCCGCCTCATGGCCAAGCTGGAAGGGCTCGGCGCGAAGCCGGAGATCGTGCGCCTCGTCGTGCCCACGGGGTACTCGTTCAACCTCGACGGCACCTGCATCTACCTCACGCTCGCGTCTCTGTTCGTGGCCCAAGCGCTGGACGTCCAGCTGACGCTCCGCGACGAGCTCTCGCTGCTCGCCGTGCTGCTCGTGACGTCCAAGGGGGCGGCGGGCGTGACGGGGAGCGGCTTCATCACCCTCGCGGCGACCCTCGCGGCCACAGGCAGCGTGCCCGTCGCGGGGCTCACGCTGCTGCTCGGCGTCGATCGGTTCATGAGCGAGGCGAGATCCCTCACGAACTTCGTGGGGAACGCGGTGGCGACCCTGGTGGTCGCGCGGTCCGAGGGGGCGCTCGACCTCGAGCGGGCCCGCGCGGCGCTGGCGGGCGAGGCTCGCCGCCAGGCACCGGAGCCCGAGTAG
- a CDS encoding MFS transporter translates to MMVSPLGPFMSKALAFAQSDAGWVTGSYTAAAAVSGFAGAFFLDRFERKLALSVALVGLAAGTLAGAFAWSLHSLLAARVLAGLFGGPATSIAMSIIADVVPTARRGKAMGKVMGAFAAASVLGVPFGLELAQRVSWRAPFVFTAGLGLAVSGVALARLPVLRGHIDDRRERSMWGELRTLAQAEILLSFGMTWVAMGASFVLVPNIAAYTLLNLGFPAGRLGLLYMAGGALSFATMRAVGPLVDRFGSARVGTVGTLLLTVVIVLGFALTPPAIPVVAIFMGFMFSMSIRNLSYNTLTSKVPEPSQRAAFMSVQSAVQHLASATGAIVSATLLAERADRSLVGMDRVALLSVGLGLLLPPMLFAVEARVRRRAEARS, encoded by the coding sequence ATGATGGTGAGCCCGCTCGGCCCCTTCATGTCGAAGGCCCTCGCGTTCGCTCAGTCCGACGCGGGCTGGGTCACCGGGAGCTACACCGCCGCGGCGGCCGTCTCGGGCTTCGCGGGCGCGTTCTTCCTCGACCGGTTCGAGCGAAAGCTCGCGCTCTCCGTCGCGCTCGTGGGGCTCGCGGCGGGCACGCTCGCCGGCGCCTTCGCGTGGAGCCTCCACTCGCTGCTCGCCGCGCGCGTCCTCGCGGGGCTCTTCGGCGGTCCTGCGACGTCGATCGCGATGTCGATCATCGCCGACGTGGTCCCCACCGCGCGCCGGGGCAAGGCCATGGGCAAGGTCATGGGCGCCTTCGCGGCGGCCTCCGTGCTGGGCGTTCCGTTCGGGCTCGAGCTCGCGCAGCGCGTCTCGTGGCGGGCACCCTTCGTCTTCACCGCGGGCCTCGGCCTCGCGGTCTCGGGCGTCGCGCTCGCGCGGCTGCCCGTGCTGCGGGGCCACATCGACGACCGGCGCGAGCGCTCGATGTGGGGAGAGCTCCGTACCCTCGCGCAGGCCGAGATCCTCCTCTCGTTCGGCATGACGTGGGTCGCGATGGGCGCCTCGTTCGTCCTCGTCCCCAACATCGCGGCGTACACCCTGCTGAACCTCGGCTTCCCAGCGGGGCGCCTCGGTCTGCTCTACATGGCGGGCGGCGCGCTCAGCTTCGCGACGATGCGCGCGGTCGGTCCGCTCGTCGACCGCTTCGGCTCGGCGCGCGTGGGCACGGTGGGGACGCTGCTCCTCACCGTCGTGATTGTCCTCGGGTTCGCGCTCACTCCGCCGGCGATCCCGGTCGTCGCCATTTTCATGGGCTTCATGTTCTCGATGAGCATTCGCAACCTCTCGTACAACACCCTCACGAGCAAGGTGCCGGAGCCCTCGCAACGCGCGGCGTTCATGAGCGTGCAGTCGGCGGTGCAGCACCTCGCGTCGGCGACGGGCGCGATCGTCTCGGCGACGTTGCTGGCGGAGCGTGCCGACCGGTCGCTCGTGGGCATGGACCGCGTCGCGCTGCTCTCCGTAGGGCTCGGGCTGCTCCTGCCACCGATGCTGTTCGCGGTCGAGGCCCGGGTGCGCCGCAGGGCGGAGGCGCGCTCGTAG
- a CDS encoding 3-deoxy-7-phosphoheptulonate synthase produces the protein MTQRPEQPLAWTPDSWRNRPLGRHAPYPSLDGEGSEVDAVTRKLSSLPPLVTSWEVERLKALVADAQEDRRFLLQGGDCAETLDDCQPGIIASKLKILLQMSLVLVHGGKRPVIRVGRLAGQYAKPRSSPEEVRDGVRLPSYFGDLVNRAEFTEEARRLDPRAMLAAYSHAAMTLNFVRSLVEGGFADMHHPEQWDLAFLSRAGLSSDLRAEYTHTSRALAESLRFMEALGERTVDHLTRVEFFTSHEGLNLRYESAQTRRVPRREGHYNLTTHLPWLGDRTRDLDGAHVEYFRGLQNTVGVKLGPSATPDDTLRLVERLDPANTPGKLLLITRMGSSRVEERLPAVAEAVRRAGRRVLFVCDPMHGNTTTTAAGVKTRDLGDILREIESTFDVLEASGTHLGGVHFELTGEDVTECTGGGLGEGDLDRNYASVCDPRLNYRQALEMAFCIAKRLGRRPAPAVHGT, from the coding sequence GTGACCCAACGCCCGGAACAGCCACTCGCGTGGACCCCCGACTCCTGGCGTAACCGCCCGCTCGGACGGCACGCCCCCTACCCCAGCTTGGACGGCGAAGGCAGCGAGGTCGACGCGGTGACGCGCAAGCTCTCGTCGCTGCCACCGCTCGTCACCTCCTGGGAGGTCGAGCGGCTGAAGGCGCTGGTCGCCGACGCGCAGGAGGACCGGCGCTTCCTCCTGCAAGGGGGCGACTGCGCCGAGACTCTGGACGACTGCCAGCCGGGCATCATCGCGAGCAAGCTCAAAATCTTGCTGCAGATGTCGCTCGTGCTGGTCCACGGCGGCAAGCGGCCCGTCATCCGAGTGGGGCGCCTCGCCGGGCAATACGCGAAGCCGCGCTCGTCGCCCGAGGAGGTGCGCGACGGCGTGCGCCTCCCGAGCTACTTCGGCGACCTCGTGAACCGCGCCGAGTTCACGGAGGAGGCGCGCCGGCTCGACCCGAGGGCGATGCTCGCGGCGTACTCGCACGCCGCCATGACGCTGAACTTCGTTCGCTCGCTGGTCGAGGGCGGCTTCGCCGACATGCACCACCCCGAGCAGTGGGACCTCGCCTTCCTCTCGCGCGCCGGGCTGTCGTCCGATCTCCGTGCGGAATACACGCACACCTCGCGGGCCCTGGCCGAGTCGCTCCGCTTCATGGAGGCGCTCGGCGAGCGCACCGTCGACCACCTCACGCGGGTCGAGTTCTTCACGAGCCACGAGGGGCTCAACCTGCGCTACGAGTCGGCGCAGACTCGCCGAGTGCCGCGGCGCGAGGGCCACTACAACCTGACCACCCACCTGCCCTGGCTCGGCGATCGCACGCGCGACCTCGACGGCGCGCACGTCGAGTATTTCCGCGGCCTCCAGAACACCGTGGGCGTGAAGCTCGGCCCCTCCGCCACCCCCGACGATACGCTCCGGTTGGTCGAGCGCCTGGACCCCGCGAACACGCCCGGGAAGCTCCTGCTCATCACGCGCATGGGCAGCTCGCGCGTCGAAGAGCGGCTGCCTGCCGTGGCCGAGGCCGTACGGCGCGCCGGTCGCCGCGTGCTCTTCGTGTGCGACCCGATGCACGGCAACACGACCACCACGGCCGCCGGCGTGAAGACCCGAGACCTCGGCGACATCCTGCGCGAGATCGAGTCGACCTTCGACGTCCTCGAGGCCTCGGGCACGCACCTCGGGGGGGTCCACTTCGAGCTCACCGGGGAGGACGTCACCGAGTGTACCGGCGGCGGCCTGGGCGAGGGGGACCTCGATCGCAACTACGCCAGCGTCTGCGATCCGCGCCTCAACTACCGGCAGGCGCTCGAGATGGCCTTCTGCATCGCGAAGCGGCTCGGGAGACGGCCCGCGCCGGCGGTGCACGGAACGTAG